Below is a genomic region from Raphanus sativus cultivar WK10039 chromosome 4, ASM80110v3, whole genome shotgun sequence.
ATATAACTCATTTTTTGTTAGATTGCATACCAGTTCAAACTTGGTTGGTAATGATGCTGAGTAAATGAGTTTAGAAGATCATATATAGTCAGGCAACTTAGGGTTTAGGCACACAAGAATTACCAGAAACAAATATTGAGTAGTTTACCCAAAATTTACGCTATTACTATATTTAACTACACGCATTATCGCCTTCCAAAATTTGGTTAGTACTATATTTTTGAACCTAATATAGGAAACAATATTCAATACGATATTTGACCAAATATTAAGTGTATAGTATAAACTTAAAATGATAACCATTTCTGTGGAGGATTTGGCATAAATTACGgttatattaaataacatactaaattagtttaaaatttattgcagttttcatatattaaatacGGTTATAATAAAATGGCTTCTGATACATTATATGACTTCTGatacattataaaaaatgtttagtttacttttaataaaatggcttctgatacatcttgcattgaaaaaaaaaacaaatattagattttacaaCATTATACTACATAATTGCGTAATACATTATATGACAATGATCTATGGTAACCTTTtatatatggcaatatattttgatagaaaatgAAATCATGGAATGAGTTAATGGGAAATAGaattaagaaaaatagtaaTGATCTTTGACTTTCCTTAAACATGAAATGATGAAATCGGACATATCTTTGACTTTCCTTTTTACACGAAATCGTCCAATTATTCATTTTGAACTATAATGTATATGAGGAAATTCGAGTGGTACCACAATGgcatttttttgtaatttctctAGTGAATCAAGGGTGATTTTATATATGGGCTGAGAGTGAATATGGTGCTGACACGTCAGCATGGCACtcatgtaaataacttacacATTTAAGGTTACtctttaaaaatgcttcttgattaataagaaggaGATTTCAGTATAAATATTGTGTAAGTTTAAGGGTTAATCTCAATTTGTACTTAGATAATTTAGTAGCAACTATTAAAATGTAATAACCAATTCGAAAATCTATCACCAGTGTCCAGAATTTCTGGAAAACAATGTGTACACAGCACATTGTGACAAGTGGTAAATAGAACTTTTAGCCGgcatgaaagaaagaaaattactaATTCGAAAATCGCATCTTTCCATATTTgcttttgtaatattttctttccAAAATGTACATCATAAATTATAGAAACGGTGAGCAAAATATAGAAACAAggattttaatttaatttataaaagattttcggccttttataaataattaaaaatattttttcagtaACGTTTCACCATAAAAAGCTGCTAAAGTTTCTAACTTCCAGTTAGTTCATCAGCACAAACTTAAATGAAAGATCCTCTCCTTTCCTCCCTCTCCATCATCAACACCAATTCTCAAGAAACAAATTACCAAGAATGATGAATAAACCGTAAAATATTTCCTTCCGATGAGAAAATTCATCAGAATCACCGCGTCTCCGCCTCTCTATGTCCGATCAAAGCTCCTCTGTTTCTCACTTGTCTACTTATTCACAACACTTTCTCTGTTTATCTACGTCTCTCTCTCAAGAAACCAATGCATCTTTCGGTATTCACCTTTCGATCCGATCCAAACAAATATCTTCTCTTATCCTTCTTCTTACGGTGAACACAAATACGCTCTTCCCACACACAGATCTTCTTGCTCTTCCCCTGTTTTCTTCTCaggtaaaccaaaaaaaaaaagatcataaaaACGCAAGTGTGTTTTCTGTAAGATGGGTATTAATGTTTTTAACGAGTAACGATTTGGGCATTgtgtttgttgttttatttgaaTCAGATTACTGGACAGTGTTGAATGAGATACAGAGTATATGCAGCGACTCATCATCGTCGGAGGAGTTAAGATACATTAATGGAAAAAGCGAAACTTTCGGTGGAAACTTCAGTACCGAGAAGAGATTTTCTTATTTCAATCATTCGGACAATGACGTCGAAGTTCCATGTGGTTTCTTCAGACATTTTCCTGTCAGCGACTCCGGTGAGATATCATCCTCCTTAGTAAACCAGATATTGATTAACCGGTTGAACCAGTAACCgatttatgagtttttttttgtggtgcACAAAAAAAGTTATGGTTgtttgtaatattattatatataacaattttaagcatgcattttaaatgttaaaatcaTAACTGTATTTGTTGTCACTATTTGAGAGCCCAAAGGGTTAAATAGAGACTGTGATTAGCGCAATAACATCTCTTGCGATGGTTAGATATTTATTAGTTGAATTTTATctataatttatagtttatttaactattttctatGATTTTGGTAGATAGAGCTGAGATGGAGAAATGTGGACTAGTAGTTGCATCAGCCATTTTTAACGACCATGACAAAATCAGACAACCAGTCGGACTTGGAGTTAAAACCCTAGAAACCGTTTGTTTCTACATGTTCATTGAcgacaaaacactaaactctctctTCCACCACAATGTCATCCCTAAAAACAATCCAAGAGATTACAGAGTCGGCGTATGGAGAATCATCAAAATCTCAAAGTCCGACAATCTATACAACAATCCGGCTATGAACGGGGTTATACCAAAGTATCTAATACATAGATTGTTTCCAAACTCAAAGTTCAGTATATGGATTGACGCGAAAATCCAGCTCATGATCGATCCGCTACTTCTAATTCATTCTATGTTGGTAGTGCCTGATGTTGATATGGCCATATCTAAGCATCCGTTTTTTGTAAATACGATGGAGGAGGCTATGGCTACTGCGAGGTGGAAGAAATGGGGAGATGTTGATGGGCTAAGGATGCAGATGGAGACTTATTGTGAGCATGGTTTGAAGCCTTGGAGTTCTCATAAAATGCCATATCCCACAGGTAATATGATTTTCACTAGTAACGAACAAGCTTTAAAACCTctttaatgtaaaataaatgataCGGAGTAATCTCAAAGTACGAACTATGATTTTCGTATAAATAATCTGATAGTGGATTCATTGTGCAAGCTTATGCTGGctgataattatttttcaaattaatgTTGGTATGATTTTAGactttaacttttattttactagTTTATTTTCACTAAAACCCAGTGCTTATTTTATCTGTTTACTTTTCAAATAGAAGATCATAGTTCAAACTAAAAATTTCTTTCATATCAGtgattttctttcaaatttctattttgatatttggtatatattatgatattatgGTCCAAGGTTGGTTGATGTATAACATATAGTTAGAGTACTCTCCACTCTTTCTGTGCTAATGAGGTTAAGGTAATCATCTTTAGAAAAACAGATACCTTTCTTTGTCtagaatgttttatttttttgaaatttctttgtCTAGAATGTTGGTGTGTACTCTAATACATTACTTGGCAATAAAGATTAAAAGAGTCATGTCTTATGCATGAAGATTGGCTTTTAGTCGGTTAGGTTATGCTCTTTTTAATTGTGGCTTTTCAAAAAAATGGAGTCACGGGTAATCATGAAAACCTTACGTTCAATGATTCAATTCGTAGAGATAACTTGATCTTTTAGTGATCGAGTACCAGTATTATTATGTAGATCATTATCGATACTGGAATATAGGAATAAGAAAATAGTATTACAAACAACAAAAAACATTTTAGATTAAATTAGATGATAAAAACAATATGTGTTCTTGCTTGAGTTCTCGCTGtagatttgttttttctctttggtTTGGTTGTTGGGCATATTCGTTTTGGAAAAATAATCATAGTTGCAATCAAAGAATCACGATGTGGTCCCATATAAGAACATCAATGAGAATATGAGAGAGAGATATGAGGGTCCCAAAACGCAAGTTGATCTATGGTTTTGGTCGATCTAAGAGATATTTCTTACGTCATATAATTGCATATATCTGAAGCTAGAGTAAGCATACttctattttcttatatatggataataaaagaataaaaatactatttttacaAGTTTTATGTTGGGTATTAACGTTCTTAAAAATCAGGTGTGTCATAGTAAATGTCGTGACCAGCGAATTTACAATTTGCCTTGATGTTGACATTTTTAGATGTACCAGACAGTGCGTTGATACTGAGAAAACACGGAATAAGAAGCAACCTATTCTCGTGCTTCATGTTCAACGAGTTAGAAGCGTTTAACCCTCGAGACCAGTTGGCCTTTGCGTTTGTGAGGGATCACTTAAACCCAATGGTGAAAATGAACATGTTTGAGGTCGAAGTTTTTGAACAAATAGTTGTTGAATACAGACACAATCTCAAAAAGATTGAGACATCTTCGCACgaggaacaagaagaagaacagagacAAAAGTCATCAAGAATAATACAGAAGAAACGTAGATGGTTAGATCATGAATCTTGGTCTCTCAACGGTAGTAGTTGTAAGAGTTATCTCATGGAGATGTGGGGTGATCAccattgatttttctttttttttgagctggtattttaagttgttaatattattttcactaTAGGTTCAACGTTGAGGTTTTATCTTCATTACTAAAACATTTCAGTGTAGTCTAAATTATGATTTTCGACCCGCTAAATAATTGTAGATTGACTAAATATGAAAACAGAAGTAATCATACAAACGTTATTACATGAGATGATTATCAGCTAATGTATgtagaaaaaagaaaagttcaGCGTACACCGTTGTCAAATCATTCTCTTTGGCGAAAACAGCGACGGGAAAAGAACGTGACAGTCCCGACGGACCAGCAAACAGGGGCGGCAACGTACGGGTACGGGGTCATGTGCccctactctttttttttgttttctcttaaataatttaaatgtatttgattaaatattatatagtttatggtaaaaatacaaaaaatgccccaatcttattatatttttgatactGTTAACATTGTGCCCCCAATTGTAAATGTGTCTAGATCTACCCCTGCCTAGCAAATGTGATTTTCATCGGGTCTCGAGCATCAATAAAGATCATATGAAAAGCTCTTTGCTCTTGATGCCCGTGAGACTGACCGTTCTCAACAAAAGCAGACATCCAAGTTGTAAAGGTAcgtaaaaaaaagttgtaaggTACGTATCAAGCATTTTTTTTGGAACATAGAAAAGACgaaattatcatttattttatttaattatattaatttgagCACATTTAGCACATTACATAATTATTTTGGTCAGATATTACAGAACCGCAAAGATTTCTACGGTTCAGTTATTAAAACCAATTGTATATTTCTAAGATCCATAATACACACATGAACCATAACTTGGGTCAGTGCTAGTGATTATGCCAGTATTATTATTGTAACCTCCACACCATTCCTTGATGCGATTATGGAGTTGGAAAAACGCATTCATCACAAATGACGCATGGCTGATGAGAGTATCAGGCTCGAAACAAGATCCACCATGGTAGATTGGTCTACAATCGACGAATTTATGTTCGCACCCtagatatatatttagttttagttcTGCATCTGTCGCCGTCGATTTTGCTATGCACCATTGTTTGGAGGTTGCTACAGGAAGGTGATGCACCGCAATGAcagataaaattatgaaaaggACTTTCAACAATAGGTAAACTTTTAACATTGTTTGTAAATGGTAATTGAAATTATACGAAAATTAGTATGTATTGGATATCTATGTGATtttacttgtatatatatatatatatataaccacaCATAACTGCACATGTATTAATATATTGCCCAAAAAGagatgactttttttttctgttgaccaaaatctaaaatttatagaaGATAAATTAATAGAGttgaatataatatttacatatattctattaaaactaaatatctattctattaaaactaaagtacgaAATAATATTTGTCTATTTTTAAGTGGTCTATTACATATTTTCATTCATTTTAAGTAATCTTAAACCATTTCATTTATTATCATTTCTAATAAATTTGACAGCATTTATCACGacgacaaaataaaaaaaagacagCATTTATTACAAAGTATAAAACACAATTTACCTATTTTATTAcatctttctttttaaattttcataactaCTTCATTAATTGCATTTAATATAATAGTTCTAGCTCTAGTTCTTATAAAGATAAGACTGCTGATTGATATAAGGAGAATTAACAAAAGTTGCTTAGATTACAGTGAAATGAGCCGTTTCAAAAGAAAATGCTTTTGGCTCTTAAATATTACAGcctaacctctttaaattaattatacttgataaattaatatacactaaaaatctctataaattaatataattttatagtcccaaattgagtttttggttcaattagtatatcgataaattaatactctctataaattaataaaaaaattatagttttggtgtacttccaacattattaatttatagagattttactGTATATGGGAAAATCAATTAAAAACCTCTAAAATGGTCACTATTTCCACTTTAAACCTTCAAACTttaaatttccaaaataaaCCCTCAAATTAATAACATTCTCAACAAAAACATTGAAAGTGGCTCAcatgttttctttattattatgGTGGACATAATTATAGACATCATTGATGTGATTCTTAACTCCATTAGTTTtacttaaacatatattttattaacattaGTTAATTTATTAccgataaaatatttttattttatttatagaataattAACTTAAAATCTCTGATCGATTTGGTTTTTAGAACAGTCGTAAAAATCtgagaaaaaataataacaaaaacttTAAAGAGAAACCAAAAAGTGAAGAAGAGATCTGtttatattaaagaaaatataaagtaatgatattcttaatattttaatctttttaattcatatttatgtttccTAACCTGTGGTGcttctttaattttaattttgtttttattgcggagctttttaaaagttataagaTAACCGTTTCAATTTAGTTTGATTTGTAGGAGTAAAATAATTCTAGATTGATATATTCTTCGTATACAAATTGTTTATTacgataaattttatttgtttacactGCAGAGAAGAGGagacaatgaaaaaaaaaattagtttattaaaaaagtaaatctaataaactatatgtttaactaaaacaaatataattaatcatCACGTCAACAGTGTTTATAATTCTGTCCACCATACTAATAAAGAAGCACCTAAGCCATTCTCATCGCTTTTGTTAAAAGTGTTATTACTTTGAAGGTTTTTATGAAAGTTTAAAGTGGAAATCATGACCACTTCCGACTTTGTAATGGGATTTTCTCCTTCTATACGCTTCCCTCaacatttttcataaataaatgaTTTCATGCACCTGAAATTTAACTAAAAGCATCTCAAAAAACTATCTatctaaatatttgaattttcatGGAGAATTTCATGTTTACCATTTTAATAGTACAATTATTCATGTACGTGAATTTTTGAGATAATCATAAAAGGGAAAAGTATTAAGAATATACCCACTGAACACTGTTTGATGTTTGATGAGACCATTACATCACCAACTTTCCCATTTTCTTTCTAGAAGCACGTGAGGATGAagtggaagaaaaaaaatatgtgattCATGTGTTTCTACCAATTCTATGGTGTAACATAacacataatattttatttaaaatgacaCATCTAAAGAATCCAAGCATTGAGCGAATACAATGACAATAAAGCCAACACTACtatcatatatataacttaGTATTGTCAACATATGCACCATCCGCCAAAGTCCGCATGTTCTAATTCATATGTGTTGTAAACGAAGGTATCATATATGAAGTCTAGGTGGCTAGACAATGTTACACATAAGAAAGAAGAACAACACATATAGAACCGGTGAAGTAAGATGATCCAAAAATGGAGGAATCAACTATATAAGATAGCACAAACATATCCAATACTATACTATAGATGTTTATTATAGTATTGTTTGAAGAAACTACAACACACTGTCTACTTAATTCACTGGGGTACGTAAAGAAAGAAACCACACAGTGTGATAAAAGGTGGGCGAATGTGTTATCTGCTGATAGAAAAAACACAAGTAACTACTTCGGATCGTAAAAGGATCTCAATTGGCGGAATTTAATATAGCGGATccatatattacttaattattgCTTAAATAGTTGAAAGTTATTCTATATTATCAAAGATAGTAGTATAGAAATGATTGAATACATAGGAAACCTGAAAATCAGATAAGGCATGCGACTAAACATTAGAAAAGTAAACATAAGTATTTATATAGAAGTCTCGTTGGTCTACCGAAAAGCATAAGCTTGAGACACAATAGGAGTGAGATCGAAACACTGTTACAAATGCATGGCGACTGATACATAATTCGTTAGTGTTATACTGAACCATACATAACTTTCAAAATAGTACATAAATTGAGCTGCTCACAGCAGTAAAAAGAGATATTAGTCACATAGGTTAGTGTGTCACAAAAAAAAGTCACATAGGTTAGTAAAATTGACAACTCATAAGTAACACATGAGTAGAAAAAACACAACATAAGGGTTTCGTTCAACATGTCGTTATGGTATTGGTCGGGGTTGAAGGTTGAGAAGGCTACAACTGCATATGTATTCGCTGCAAGTGACTTATCAGTGAGCAAGGCACACTGATTCAGACTTCGTGTGGTACTACATTCCAGTAGCACAGCATTGTCACACATATAACCCAGTGAAATGTAAATCATGAACGTCAACCACATAAACAAATGTATTCCTAATAAGAAAACACAATGGTACCTAATCTATAATATACCAATTACATAAAACAAATTGTAGTATATACTAT
It encodes:
- the LOC108851947 gene encoding alkaline ceramidase TOD1, giving the protein MRKFIRITASPPLYVRSKLLCFSLVYLFTTLSLFIYVSLSRNQCIFRYSPFDPIQTNIFSYPSSYGEHKYALPTHRSSCSSPVFFSDYWTVLNEIQSICSDSSSSEELRYINGKSETFGGNFSTEKRFSYFNHSDNDVEVPCGFFRHFPVSDSDRAEMEKCGLVVASAIFNDHDKIRQPVGLGVKTLETVCFYMFIDDKTLNSLFHHNVIPKNNPRDYRVGVWRIIKISKSDNLYNNPAMNGVIPKYLIHRLFPNSKFSIWIDAKIQLMIDPLLLIHSMLVVPDVDMAISKHPFFVNTMEEAMATARWKKWGDVDGLRMQMETYCEHGLKPWSSHKMPYPTDVPDSALILRKHGIRSNLFSCFMFNELEAFNPRDQLAFAFVRDHLNPMVKMNMFEVEVFEQIVVEYRHNLKKIETSSHEEQEEEQRQKSSRIIQKKRRWLDHESWSLNGSSCKSYLMEMWGDHH